The DNA region aatggtgatagttattagacctaaaacacaacaaaatatctgtattcctcttgttttatcgttaaggcactaataaaacacaggtaaaaatccaggtaaaatctttgaccgaaagcagactataattgctatcaaaacacaattcacacctattgttctatacccaattatcaaatgtgtgcaaaacgggaacacaccgacgcaagatatatcgcacaacgctcgcttagTTCGTGCCAATTTCGTAcgatattttttcaaatgcgattatttcggcGAAAGTTTacgattcatatctaattttattGGTCGCACCAATATTCAGTCGCTTCtggtcgtgcgccaattgtgaaaggggcttaattTGTTGACCGTTCAATTTCTTTAACAGCCTTAAAAGAATTGTATGCCCTGACAATTcttgtcaaattttaaaaaaaaatcctaatttaatcaaatttcgggaaaatctaaacaaatcattgatttGAATCTATTTTGAAATTACGAGTGGTAcctaataacttttttaaacgAAATACCTcgtatacatttttatataccaacatttatttcatacttcctgtaaaaatgtaaattagCTGCAAcggttttatttctttgtttaaaacgCCTTCTAAACAATGTTTCATTAGgataaatcatttaaatattgGTCATTACGGCACTGAAAACGacatttcataatttattaTGGCACTTACTAACGTTATCCAAACAGTAAGatagatattttttcatacagagaCGTTagtaaaacaaaactaaaaaaactaGAAAGAAATGCTAGACACTAATTGGGTTTGAATTGTTATAATTAATCCAAAGCTAAGTCTCAACATGGATTTATATATGGGGGCAATATCTGACTTTTAGAGAATTCATTGTTTAGGAGGTAATGACAAGGTAACAAAAAAGCGAAAACCAGTCTTATAAAAATGACCgtaaacttatacatgtattatgtttacCAAATTAAATAGTATTCATTATTCTAACTTATTGTTATCATTAActcatattttgaattttaggaACTCACACAAACCATCAAATACAGCAAATCTTAATTTCACACAAatgacattgattttttaaaatctaaaactgTCCCTCGCTTTCTAAAAGAAATGTAATTATCGGAAAAAACAGTAGTAGCTGTTAGTTCATATCATTTGTCAATGTTTATTTGGACCCTCTATACATTGCACATAAACAACACAGTATCATTCAATGTATGATATCATTAGttataaattaacaataatATCAAGTGTTCTGAACAAAGATTACTCTTAAAAAGGGTACCTAAAGCCCTTATATGGCTAATGATTTACCAAAAACAGTGCCTTTTGGGTAATGGGTGTTAATTGACCTTGAACCAAAATTCAAGGTCTAGGAAAAAGATCTTAGAACACTTCAAACACAAAAACCTTTGTCTGGACCGTAGATTCTATACCCTTaccccaatctggctcatactttaaCAAGAGTGTTATAAAAAAATGGCATGTAATGACCATACAGCAGCAATTTCTATGTGAAAGGTCAATTTTACAATTGTCTGAACTATATATTTCCTTTCCTTTTCGATGCTATAAAGCAGGTCtttttgaaatccaattatgAATCAAGATTTCTCTTACCCTGGCAAAATATTACTCAGACCAATAAATTGCATGTACGTAATGGGTATCTAGCAGTGTCCTTGAATCATATTTCTTTGATAAATGTTAGGATCAAATAAACTTCTGTGTAGTATCCCTCTCCTGGTTCTGTATCCTCCTTTGCTTGAATTGTCTTTAGCTACACCCATACAGTGCTTGTTGAATAAAGAATGATTGTGCATTGATCttaaatttaatattcatttgataAGTTAAGATCAGAACACTGTCTTTTAAATGCTTTTCATTCTGTTCATTTATTCTATTCAACTGAAACAAGACCCTTTGAGATGTCCACTTAAATTCTTAATTTCCAtatatttatcccccccccccccccccagaaaatTAATTCTGATGAATAACGTGCAATGTATGTTATTTCCTACCAGTAAAGTAGGGGATTCTTTCAGTGAGTAAAGTACATTTTACATTACATTTGGCGAAGTCAACTTCCATTTCAATGACGATCCATTTGTCTTAAATAAGGTGTTTTCATGTTAGCTATAATTTTGTCACATGGTCTGTCcacaaatcattaattttgacAAATAGTTCATTTCTTCGTAGCAAAGATTCTGTTCGATTTTAAAGAATGCtcacttatttattttttcagatgctaaaaacaattactttgaaaaattttgtCCATTTCAAAGACGAGACTGTCATTCATTTAGATGCAAACAAAAAAGAGAGCGATGGCTGTAATTCTCTAAATGTTTTCGTAGGAGCTAATTTCTGTGGGAAAAGTACCATCATAGAATTAATACGACGGTGCATGACTGACGAGATAAATTTGTCAAAAACAAGCCTTTGTCTTGAAGATTCAGTTGCATATGCATTCTGTAAGTTTGATGATGAAATTATTTCTGGAATCATCGCTGAGCCCTACCCGAATCATTATCATTCGCCAACGGTgtataaatttttcatttacgaCAAGGTAAATGACAAGGAAAATGAAACCTTTTTTCGTTTTAAGTCGTCCAACAACAGTGCTCATTTCTACACTGATGTTCTGGGCGACACGGAAAAGAAAGTATTTAGGAAACTCTTAGGAAAAAAAACAGGTGAAACAAGCCAAACTGATGAAAACATTAACTATCTTCTCAAAAtgataaagacaaaaaaaatgactaatttTTCTCAATATAAACCAAGCTGGAAAGATATCGAAAACCAATTTATAGCTACTTTTCCCCTGAGAGGAATTGGAATTGCACAATGGTCCAAAAGTGAAAGAATACAAAATGAACGCAACTATATAGAGGCTTGTGAAAGGGCTGAAGTTATATCAACATTGTTAAGGACAAAGCAATTTGACGAAGAGTATGAGAAAGAAATTTTTGAATTCATAACATATCCCGACGTATTTACCTTTACACAAAACAATGGACATATATATGTTCAAAAAGAcgaattaaaatttcatttgttaaagacaTCTGAAGGAATAATAGAAGCAAAACTGACGTGTTTGCTCTTGGCGGACACGAGCATCAAAACTCTTTGTCTGGAGGAGCCTGATCGAGGAATGCACCCTCAAATGATTGAACGGTTAAAGACAGTGTTGTGCAAAGCagcatataacaaaacaattattgTTGTGACACATAGTCCCATTTTTATTGACAATATTACCATCCACAATACGCACGTTTTTTTTCGAAAGAAAATCATAACGAATTGTAAAATTAGtccccttaaaaaaattaagagttTCCCGGAACTTTCAAAAGTGTCTGACAATGAAAAATTGCACCAAAGTGCGTTGTTTACAAGTAAACAAATAACAGATGCTAAAAATTGTTCTGATAAGAGAAGTAGGTGTTGTTTGGATATAATGAAAAGTACAGAATCTAACACTTGTTCTCTTAAAAAAGTTAAGAGTTGCCCGGAGCTTTCAAAAGTGGACAGCTTTGAAAAATTTCAATGTATGTTGGAAATAAGAAAATTCATGTCAGATTCTGACACTTCTCTTAGAAAAATTAAGAGTTGTCCGGAGCTTTCAATAATGTCTGACAGTGAAAAACTGCACCGAAGTTTGTTGTTCACAagaaatcaaataatattttttaataattgttctgTTAAAAGAAATGGAAGTTGTTCGGAGCCCTCAAAAGTgcgaagttttaaaaaaattcttcgtATGCtggaaataagaaaattaatatcGGATTATCTGgagttttcaaaaatgtatgaCAAGGAAAAAAGTCAGAGAAAAAGAATAACTGATTACAAAGTTTGTTGTCTTGAAAAAGTGAGAAGTTCACCGAAGCTTTCAAAAGTGACCGACATTGAAATAATCCGAAGTGTGCTGTTCGCAAACAAAGTTTTGTTGGTAGAAGGAGCAACTGACAGAGAAGTTGTGCAAGGTATTTTTACCGAGTACAAAAGCGATAAGCTAAGAAGAGGAGAGAAAAAGATAGGAGAATTCAAAAAAGATATAACTACCTATCAAGTTGTTTCAGTTGACGGttataaaaatgtcaaaagGGTACGGGAATTCTGCGAATATATCCATTTACCATGCTTGTGTTTAATGGATCTTGACACAATTGTGCATAGTAAAAAACTAAAATCGTCAAAACAAAATCaagcaaagaaaacaaaattgatttcaaagttTTCGATAGGTAAACAAAAATACTGGGAAAAATacatctttgaaaatatttcttcgTTCGTGGCTCATAGCGATTCTATGAAAGCGGCAAAGTCATTGGAGTCTAAAGAAAACACATTTATATGGAGACATGGTGCTGTGGAGGATGCGATTCTAAGTTCCCCAATTTTGAAAGAAGAAATTGCCACAACACTTAGGCTGAATTGCAAACAATTAACTCCCGACCGTCTTAAGAGTAAATTAAAGGAACGACTAACCGTAGAACAGgggaaaacattttattccaAAGTATTAAATGTCGAAGAAATAAGAAGATTTATCCAATTTATAGAAAGGAAAGAAGAATGCCTAACTGTCTACGATAGCTACCGTAAACGTAATATGAGTGAATCGAAATCATATAACTCATTTTTTTAAGTGGTAGGTCAGGCGATGATATTGGCTTCCACGGGCATCCTTGTGGGGATATTCTGCGGGTtcatatttaagaaaattaagtcATTAAGATGTTATTAAATGGAATGTACATTATCTCCAAAAGCTTTTTTGTACACTTTGTAAATGAGGACAAATATTCAATGCTATTTcttgtttcattatttaaagaTTGCATCATGATGTCTTTGACGCTCTCTGGGGATTGCTGTAATTGACACGTCAGCAAAATCGTACCTGGTCAAATATCAactaaacatttgaaaaaagcgacgcaaataaaaacaatttatgaatatACACTGTTAACTTCTGTTCAtagatgttttttaaaacaacaaaatggtttcttttgtgattcatgttggatatgaaggtagcgacattgcagaaaagaTATATAACCCGCGTTACGTGTTATTAGTcgtcattattattatttcgttcagtctttgatttttcttaggttgctggaggtttcgaccaatcaaaaTACTGTCAGAAATGGATCCCGTAGATtttagtcctgtcagtttctacagtATTGTGAATAACAATCAATTTTCGTATGAAATAGAAGAAAAGCTATACTTAGTGGATGTGCATAATTGTATATAAACATAAGAGATAGGTATTATTTCATGATGTCTTAATTCCAAGCTTTCAGATTGACGTTTTattaattgtataaaaattgtataaaattaagAGAACATGTAATGTATATTGTTAGATGAAGAGCTatgattatataatattaaaatagcGTGTGTTAGCGTGGAAGAGGTAGTATGAGAGAACGTAGTTATCGGtctattttacaatttatagatttaaatatacatgtacatgcactgtCAAAATGTTTATAGGTTTGTCAATCGAGAAGCCGGGTTTTCCCCGctaatattgataatttttaaaaagtgaagctatttaagtaaaaattaaatcccaaaatatttacacttgATCATAAAATCTTAAAGTAAACGAAACTGTTCTACAAATAAtaacgaaaaaaaataaaagaatccATCCACCACATCTTCTGCATTGCGAGTTAAGGCGGATCCCTCCTCGAGTAAATTCATTACTGTTAGTTCTGTATAcactgtaaaaaaagaaaaacattcttACTATGTCAAATGTAACATTTGTATAATAACCACTAtggaataaattttttttactgtaagtGTAAACTTTTGTGTTTAAAAGGTGAATAAGAAGTCACTgtggtataatattatatttacattctactgtgttttcccattaaattctgtgatgttcaaatgcctctaaatgcaacaagtagtcaaaggtcgagttttattatgacgtcacaaacgttgtacgctgtaaactgcaacgtcacaagcgaaaatcaaagttcacgcttgtggctgttacggtggctcttccattattattaacttacccttaggataagataggaattttaaggtatgaatcacatttgcagacaacgcaagaagttaaaaaatgtaaatataatcatgattttttaaagtatacactctcataactgcagcggtgtgtgcatacaaattgagtaacgcgctaactgcagcggtgtgtgcatacaaattttcataacgcgctaacgcgcgttactcactttgtatgcacacaccgctgcagttatgagagtgtatacttcaaaaaatcatgattcaatgctataatatgtAAAAGATATTTAGAAGAAAGATGGTAAAATGAAAACACTAAACGAATTGTCTAATATTTTATCGTAAAAAATAATTGGTTAATCATGTGaacataatatattatacatatattacatggcttcgagggcgacataccagaatatttgccccgaggtgacaggaaagccctggagtgttatgtcgcccgatgccgaaggcagagggcgacataacactccagggctttcctgtcaccgagggacaaatattctggtattgtcgcccgagaagacatgtaatatatgttatataacatttttaaacaaatcaaactcgggttatcaacatattatttaattcacaaggcagaggaaaattgttaaaacactAACGCTTGAGTTTATCACTTTTGTCGTATTTGccgaatttttttcatcaattaaactATCGAGTTCATCTGAATTTAGATGAACATATCGCAGACGTTGGCCTAGCATGTTTAATTTTCGCGGATCTGTTTACGTTTGCTTAGCAACTGGCTCGttgaatttcgaacccgacgtaattaatatgcagaattcttgcacgcgatggtgatattacagttccgggagggcaatataactatttcctgtgaaatataactgtttccgggagggcaatataactgtttccggtgtgattcagcaattttcaggggatagtaataaaattatctcatttgtgacataacgagaaaacttattcaaaaatggtatataacaaattgttatattcagtagtatattc from Crassostrea angulata isolate pt1a10 chromosome 7, ASM2561291v2, whole genome shotgun sequence includes:
- the LOC128192386 gene encoding uncharacterized protein LOC128192386 — encoded protein: MLKTITLKNFVHFKDETVIHLDANKKESDGCNSLNVFVGANFCGKSTIIELIRRCMTDEINLSKTSLCLEDSVAYAFCKFDDEIISGIIAEPYPNHYHSPTVYKFFIYDKVNDKENETFFRFKSSNNSAHFYTDVLGDTEKKVFRKLLGKKTGETSQTDENINYLLKMIKTKKMTNFSQYKPSWKDIENQFIATFPLRGIGIAQWSKSERIQNERNYIEACERAEVISTLLRTKQFDEEYEKEIFEFITYPDVFTFTQNNGHIYVQKDELKFHLLKTSEGIIEAKLTCLLLADTSIKTLCLEEPDRGMHPQMIERLKTVLCKAAYNKTIIVVTHSPIFIDNITIHNTHVFFRKKIITNCKISPLKKIKSFPELSKVSDNEKLHQSALFTSKQITDAKNCSDKRSRCCLDIMKSTESNTCSLKKVKSCPELSKVDSFEKFQCMLEIRKFMSDSDTSLRKIKSCPELSIMSDSEKLHRSLLFTRNQIIFFNNCSVKRNGSCSEPSKVRSFKKILRMLEIRKLISDYLEFSKMYDKEKSQRKRITDYKVCCLEKVRSSPKLSKVTDIEIIRSVLFANKVLLVEGATDREVVQGIFTEYKSDKLRRGEKKIGEFKKDITTYQVVSVDGYKNVKRVREFCEYIHLPCLCLMDLDTIVHSKKLKSSKQNQAKKTKLISKFSIGKQKYWEKYIFENISSFVAHSDSMKAAKSLESKENTFIWRHGAVEDAILSSPILKEEIATTLRLNCKQLTPDRLKSKLKERLTVEQGKTFYSKVLNVEEIRRFIQFIERKEECLTVYDSYRKRNMSESKSYNSFF